In a genomic window of Strix aluco isolate bStrAlu1 chromosome 3, bStrAlu1.hap1, whole genome shotgun sequence:
- the MRPL33 gene encoding large ribosomal subunit protein bL33m isoform X1, with the protein MFLTVAALAKSKSKYILVRMKSAAETGYGFNVRRLRLQEKLVLLRYDPIAKQRVLFTEKKKIRSM; encoded by the exons ATGTTTCTCACGGTGGCGGCGT TGGCCAAGAGCAAATCGAA ATACATTCTGGTGAGGATGAAAAGTGCGGCTGAGACAGGCTATGGCTTCAACGTCAGGAGACTCCGATTGCAGGAAAAACTGGTCCTGCTGAGATACGATCCCATTG cAAAACAACGTGTCCTCTTCacggagaagaaaaaaatccgcTCTATGTGA
- the MRPL33 gene encoding large ribosomal subunit protein bL33m isoform X3: MLYVAKSKSKYILVRMKSAAETGYGFNVRRLRLQEKLVLLRYDPIAKQRVLFTEKKKIRSM; this comes from the exons ATGCTATATG TGGCCAAGAGCAAATCGAA ATACATTCTGGTGAGGATGAAAAGTGCGGCTGAGACAGGCTATGGCTTCAACGTCAGGAGACTCCGATTGCAGGAAAAACTGGTCCTGCTGAGATACGATCCCATTG cAAAACAACGTGTCCTCTTCacggagaagaaaaaaatccgcTCTATGTGA
- the MRPL33 gene encoding large ribosomal subunit protein bL33m isoform X2 translates to MFLTVAAYVSCDFRYILVRMKSAAETGYGFNVRRLRLQEKLVLLRYDPIAKQRVLFTEKKKIRSM, encoded by the exons ATGTTTCTCACGGTGGCGGCGT ACGTTTCTTGTGACTTTAGATACATTCTGGTGAGGATGAAAAGTGCGGCTGAGACAGGCTATGGCTTCAACGTCAGGAGACTCCGATTGCAGGAAAAACTGGTCCTGCTGAGATACGATCCCATTG cAAAACAACGTGTCCTCTTCacggagaagaaaaaaatccgcTCTATGTGA